GTTGCCGATCCTGCTGCGATCGCTACCGTAAGTAGCCCTGTGGAAAGTTTTCTAGTCATATACTTCTCCCATTAACTCCCTTGGTTCTAATTATTTTGGACGTAGGTATTCCTGGACGCATCATATTGCTGATTTGGAAAATCCTGACCCTGCGTCCTGGGTTCAGGTTTCCGGTACGCTTCGGCACAAGGCCGGAATTAAACTGCCCCTGTGCATTGGCGACAACACTCGGTTGTGCAACCCAATAAACATTGGCGCATTAGTCACCCGGTCAGCGAACTCGGCATTCCGGATCGTTACTGTTTCTTAAAAGGTACCAACTAGGAAGAATGACAACATGACTGTCTCTCTCCCACCGTAATCAGTTAATCTATTTTTTTGGCTTTGCAGACTGTTACTGGCAAAGCATTCCCTATATAAAATTCTCAAATTCTATTGCTTCACACAAAATTCTTTTGATTTGAGCATTCTTTATTTTTGAGGATACTGACTAGTTATGAGCGTTGTAAAATTGTTTGTCTTTATCGCTCATATATGTGGGACTTATACATGAAATAACATTTTGGCACGAAATTGTACCCGCGAAAAACATAAGAATAATGTTATATATCTGCTTGATCAGTAGCAAAACATAGTCATTTCTTGACGCCCCCTTGTGAGACAGGCGTCTGAAGGCCCTCTCCAAAGACAATTATTTTTTGGCGCGGAATACTATAGGTTCTTCATATACAATATATCAGTATTAAAGATTTTGTCCCGCTCCGGACCCTGTTTAAACTTTCCGTCTCTCATACATCTATCAAAGGACGAATAGACAATGCCGGAAACTGACATTCCTGTTTATGAAGCCCTGGTCACCGATATCAAAAACCTGGGCGTTGAATGTGTGTTCGGGTTAATGAGCGATGATACAGCTGAACTTGTCGCGCTGATCGACGCGGCAGGTATGAGGTTTTACAGCGCACGCCATGAAAATAACGCGGTTTCAATGGCGGAAGGATATGCCGCCGCGACCGGCCGGCTGGGCATTGCCCTGATCGGACGCGGACCGGCGACCGCCAACAGCATGAACGGCATAAATTACGCCAACCGAACCGGGTCCCCGGTTCTTGTCCTTTATGGCGATGCCGCAAATACCGGCCCCCAGCCTAACGCCCTCGGGCCTGACCTGAAGAGTCTGAACAGCCAGGCGGTGCTCGAGGCTGTCGGCATAAAAACCTTCAGGGCAAGCGACGGCCTCACCGCCCGCAGCACCTTTGTGCAGGCGGCGGCCTCCGCCCTGAGCCGCACCACCGCATTACTGTTGCCCGTCAACATCCTGCAGGCCCGCGTTTCCCCGACAGATACCGTCCCGGAAGGCATCGATCCGGTGCTTCCTGCCCCGCAGCCGGCGCGCGACAGTGCGGTCCGGTCTGCGACGTCCCTGTTGGAAAAAAGCCGCAAGCCGCTGATCATTGCCGGCGCCGGCGCCCACGCGGCGGGGGCACGGGACGCGATCATCAAGCTTGCCGATCAGATCGGCGCCGCCCTGGTCACCTCGTTAAAAGGCAAGGATATGTTTCGCGGCCACCCCTTTGACTGCGGCATCCTGGGATCGCTGTCACATGCCGGCGGGCGCTGGCTGATCGATCAGGCCGATTGCATTCTTGCCATCGGTGTCGGACTCAATCAGATGACGACGAGCTACAGACAAGCCCTGCCGGAGGGCGCGCCGCTCATTCACGTGGACAATTGCCGTCCTCATATCGGCCGCTGGTATGATGCAGATGTCTCTCTTGTCGGAGACGCCAGGCTGGTCGCGGAGCAATTGTGCGATATCATTCCCGCCCGTTCCCAGGCGGAAATGGAAATGCGCACTAAAGAGAATTCCCGCTGGCTCGCTGGCTTCACCCTTGCCGACGATTTTGAAGCCCGGCACACAGAACATACCGTGGACAGCCGGTCTCTTACCCTGGAGCTCGTGCGGTTGCTGCCGGAAAACCGGAATGTGGTCTGGGACTCCGGCAACATGCTTGGCAACGCCACCTATTTTTCCGTGCCCGGCCCGTCTCATTTCAAGCATACCAGCGACACCGCCTCGATCGGTATGGGGTTTGGGACGGCCATGGGCTTTGCGGCCGGAACCCCGGAGCGGACCACCGTCCTTGCGATGGGAGATGGCAGCTTCCTGATGAACCAGGGGGAACTGGAAACAGTTGCCCGGGAAGATATTCCGCTTGTCATTGTGATTTATAATGATTGCGCCTATGGGGCAGAACTGCATTACCTCAAGGAAAAGAATATACCGGTCAACCTGACACAATTTCCGGATATTGACTATGCGCCGATTGCCGAAGCTTATGGGTTCAAGGCGTACACAGTCCGCAGCCTGGATGACCTGCGGGCGATTGCCCCGGTGCTGGAGAAGCCGGAAGGACAAATATTCCTCGACTGCAAGATCAACGCCGCCGTGGCAGCCCCTTTCATGCTCGAAATTGCTGAACTCTCCCGCAAGAAATAATGATGCGCGAGATGCCTTACGAGCTCGATTGATGGGGCAGCCGCAGTCCCGGCCTGGGCCAGCGCACGGCCAGCAACTGGCCATAGCCTGACAGTGTAATGTAAGCCGTCTGCATATCCTCCCCGCCGAAACAGATATTGGTGCAGAAACTTTCCGGCGCCTTGTGGAATTCGAGGAACTCCCCCTCTGGCGAGAAAACGCTGATGCCGCCGGTGACCAGGGTCGCCACGCAGATATTGCCGTTTTCCTCCACCGCCATTGAATCAAAGCGTTGAAATCCGGACAAGCCATGGACCAGTTGGCCGCCGTTGGTGTTGGGCCACGGCTCCTTGCCGACTTCTCCCTCGCCGATAATCGGATAACGCCACAGACGGCTGGTTTCCGTTTCCGCCACATAAACGATACTTTCATCCGGAGACAGGCTGACGCCATTTGCCGTCAGCAGATGAGCGGCGGCACAGCGGATCAGACTTCCGTCCGTCCGGGCATAATAAAGTGCCCCGTGCATCATATGACTTTCGAATTTCTTTCCCCAGTCCGTGAACCAGAACCCGCCCTTGTTGTCAAAAACGATATCATTGGGGCCATGCAACGGCACGCCGTCACACTGGGTATACAATACCTCCACTTCGCCGGTTTCCAGGTTTACACGCTGGATCGAACCGCCGACATAATCCTCGGGCACACCGGTCGGGCGGGTAAATCCTTTCTCGTTCTGCCAGGTAAACCCGCCATTATTACAGACATAGCAATGGCCGTCCGGTCCAATTGCCGCCCCGTTCGGGCCGGCGCCGAGTTCCGCAACAGTCTGCAGTTCCCCGTCAGGAAGAATTCTGGTCAGGCGTCCGCCGGCGATTTCCACCACCAGGAAACTCCCGTCCGGCATGACGACCGGCCCTTCCGGAAACTCCAGACCGGTGGCAACCAGTTCCCCTTCCAATGTCATCTGCTTCATATCATCCTCCCGGATATCAAGTTCAAAGTATCAGTTTGGTCAGTTCTGTCCTGTCCCGGGAACAGAAATCATCTTAGCCTAGAGCGTCGGATTATTCACCACACCGCCCAAGGCCAGCAGCCCCCAGGTCGAATAGTTGATATCCGGAGAGAACAGAATGTGGCTGCTGCCGGCATAGGTATCCCGGAACATTCGCTGGATCGGGTAACGGTGATAGATGGCGTTGGCGCCCGCCAGGGTAAAGACCTCATCGACAGCTTCCCGGAACAAACCCGCCCCGAAGGACACATTTCGCTTCGAGCGAAGTTTCCGCTCCTGGTCAGGCACTCCGCCGGCCCTGGCAATATCCTGGCCCTCAAGCATGTCGTGGCGAATGATATTTACACCGGCATCGATCTTCGCCCCCGCCTTACCGATCCGCATCTGCACCGCCTGAATGTCGCGCAGTTTGGCGCCTGTCGTAACGGCGCTTCGCTGCTTGATGGAATCGATCGTCATCTCCAGGGCGCCCTGCGCATTACCTGCAATGGCGGATCCGATAACGTGGCCGGACAGCATGGACAAAGCCACCTTGTACAAAGGACTGGTATTGACCTTTGTCCCCGGAGCCACATCTCCCCCGCCAAGCTGATACATGCTCAGGGCGCGATGTTCGGGAACAAAAACCTTCTCGGCCTTCACTGACATGCTGCCGGTGGCTTCCATGCCGATGACCTGCCAGTCGTCGATCACTTCATATTGCGACTTGTGCAGCAAAACCAGGCGCAGATCGACAACTTTGTCCCCGTCGCGCACGGTTGTCGCCAGCATATTCCAATCGGAAACATGTACGCCGCTTGAGAAATTCCAATAGCCGCTCACCTCATACCCGCCATCAACCGGTGTAGCCTGCCCCTGGGAGGGAATGACGCCGGAGGCGATCCCGGCATCGGGATTATCCCCCCAGATGTCCTCCTGGGCCTTGTCATCGTAAAGCGCGAGCATCCAGTGGTGGATCATCAGGTTCACCAGTGTCCAGGAGGTGGACGCACATCCGCGCCCCATCTCAAATCCGATATCAAAAACGCTTGTGAAATCCAGTTCCATCCCGCCGTAACGTTTCGGCTGCAGGGCGCGCAACACGCCCGAACGATGAAATGCATCCAGCGTCTCCGGCAGGACAATACGTTCCTTTGCAGATCTTTCGGCACGCTCCCTCAGCACGGGCACAAGATCGCGTGTCCGCTGGACCGCCTCGTCATAGGCTACATCGGCAAAGGAACTTGCACTCATTCCCCCTCTCCCCGGCCGCGGGCAGTGCAGCGGCACTGGTCGACCTGGTGCAGCTCGATCATGTTGCCGCAGGGGTCATGAACAAAGACCTGTTTGGTATCGCCGGCCACGCTTTTGTAATAAGGAACGCCCATCCGGTCCAGCTCAGCGATGGTGTCATCCATACTCTCGACGGCCAGCGCAACATGCGGGTCGCAGGGGTCTTTTCCCGGCCCTTTGGAAACAGGTGACGGATATGGTCCTCCCATGAGATGGATCTGCCCGGTGCTGCCCGTATTCATCCACCAGCCTGGAATAATCTGCGGCCGGCTTTTGTCATAGTCCATACCCAGAACATTGGTATAGAAATCAAAGACATCATCCAGCGGTTCACCGTTGTCTCCCACGCGAATACCGTGATGATGAATACCTACTATTTTGAGTGCCATCTGTACCTCTCCTATGTTTGGGGACCTGCTGCAACAGGGACGATCAGTCCTTTTGCAAAAAGCAATCTCCAATCCGATATCTTCTGTTTTTCAGCTTTTTATAATTTGTCCGGATAGAGTACGGGATGACCGGGAGGCTTGGGAAATCGATTGTTGTTATCCCTTGTATCCGGTTAGGCTATAAACAGGGCGCCGGAGCGGCTCAATTCGCCACCGAAATTACAGGGACACTACCCTGAATATTGTGAAGTGTCGAATGCCCCAGTTCCAGGGTAATCTCCATCAACAGCTCCCGGAACCATTTGATGTCAGGCTCGTCTTCATTCCGTGCGTCCCAAATCAGATGTTCTTCAATGGTCGGTGTTTCGAACGGCACCCTTACCATCTTCAGGAAAGGACGCTCCAGATCATTGACCAACATCGACGGCACCACGGTAATACAGTCAGAATGCATGGTATGGGTTATGGCCAGCTCAAAATGCGGCACACTGAGCCTGGTCTGTGGCCGGCGGTTTTTGCAATCAAGGATCTGATCGATCGGCGTACGCAGATTTCTGCCCAGGCGCGTTTCGATGTAGGGCAGTGCACAGAATTCTTCAAAAGTAAGGTTATTTGTCACCAGGTCATTTTCTGCCGAGGCAAGAACCACCCATTCATCCTCAAAAAGAAAGCTGTAGTTATATTCTTCCCTCGCCTCCGGCCAGTCCAGGAAGGCTGTCGGCAGTGTCGCGATACAAAAGTCGATCTTGCCTTCCTTCACGCGTGCGACGGAATCAGTACGGAGACTTTCCACATCCAGGGATATCTTGGGATAGACATTGATAAGTTTGTCCATGATACCGTCCGTCAACAGGTTGCCGACATAGGACGACATGGCTATTTTGAAAGTTCTGTCCACCCTGGCGGGATCAAAATCCGGGCTCGGGATCATCGTCTTTTCAATCTGGCGCAGAATATCTTCCACCGGCTTCACCAATGCCTGCGCGCGGGGCGTAAGCACAAAAGTCCGCCCGACCTTTTGCAAAAGTTCATCGCCGGTAAAGTGACGCAATTTCGATAATGCGGCGCTCGCGGCAGGCTGGGAAATACATACCCGGTCCGCCGCCTTGGTCACGTTCCGCTCCTTGAGAAGCGCATCAAGAATAATCAAAAGATTTAGATCAAGTCCTTTTAAGTGCAAGGCACCATCTCCCTATAGGTCTTCGCCAAGCAATTTCACTCGCCTTTATTATGAACTGCTACAGCCTAACATGCTACCATAGCACCGGAGGGTCATCGACCGCCACATCAAGTTCCCTCCGGCATGAACAGCCTCTCAACTAGGAAACAACCCTGCCACCGTTGACACCAATGGTCTGCCCGGTGACATAGCCTGTCTCCTCCTTGACCAGCCAAGAAACAGCATTGGCGATATCCTCCGGCTCGCCGGTCCTGCGGACCGGCAACATCTTCTTCAGGTCATCAGGATGGATCGGGAATTTTTTCTTGTTGGCTTCCGACATGACCGTATTCATCACCGACGCCGGCGGTACATTGTTGACGGTAATACCCAATGGTCCCAGCTCCAGGGCCAAGGTGCGGGTAAAGGAGATAACGCCGCCTTTGGCTGCCGTGTAATGGGCCATGTGCGGACAGCCGGACTGGGCACCGGAAGAAGAAATATTGACAATCCGTCCCCATTTCGCCGCCTTCATATCCGGCAGCACCACCTGGGTCGGGATAAAGACACCCTTCAGGTTGACCTCCATCTGGCGATCCCACATTTCGTCGGTAATCTCTTCAAAGGGCGTAATCCCGGGAATACCGGCATTATTGACCAGGATGGTGATGGCACCGAAGGCGCTGCGCAATTCATTGACTGCAGCCTTGACGTTTTCCCGGTCCGCCACATTGCACTCAAGGGCAATGGCTTTTCCTCCCTCGGCCACGATGCTGTCGGCGACTTTTTTCGCATCCTCCAGATTGATATCCGATACTCCGACGGCGATCCCGTCACGTGCCAGTTGCCGGCAAATGGCCGCTCCAATCCCCGCGGCCGCCCCTGTGACCAGCGCAACTTTTTCACTCATTTAGTGTCTCCCGTCATATGAAAAGGTTCAAAATTTATGGTGCTTTTTAGCTGCCTTAATCGACCGCCGACGATGCCGTGCGGAAAAATTCATCCGCCGCCATGCTGGAGTAGCCAATGCAATAGCCGCCATCAACCGGTAGCAATACCCCGGTGATATAGGAGGCCTCATCGCTGGCGAGGAACAGGCCGGTATCGGCAATCTCCCGGGCCAGGCCCCAGCGGTCCATCGGAATACCCGGAATTTTGTAAATCCCCTCCGGCGGCTCGGCAAACTGCTGGGATTCCGGCACCAGGCCGGTCCAGATCGTGCCGGGCAGGATGGCGTTTACCCGAATGTTATCTTTGGCATAATCAAGCGCCGCTGCCTTGGTCAGCTGGTTTACGCCGGCCTTGGCCGCGCCGTAAACGCTATGCCCTTTCCAGCCGACCATGCCGGCCGCTGAGGAAACATTGACAATGGCGCCGCCACCGCTCTTTTTCAGGGCAGGCACCGCATATTTTATGCCGTAGAACACGCCCTTGAGGTTGACGTTATGAATTCTGTCCCAGTCTTCGCTGGTCTGTTCATGCAGCGGCATCATCTTGCCACCGAAACCGGCGTTATTGACCATGATATTCAGCCGGCCGAATTTCTCTTCCGCCAGCGCCACCATGGCGCGGACATCCTCTTCCTTGGCCACATCGACATGGATGCTGACCGCCGCCTCGCCAAGGGCGGCGGCGACTTCGTCCTGCTTGCCACTGATGTCAGCACAAACGATTTTAGCACCCTCAGCGGCAAATCCTTCCGCCATCGCCTTGCCCATGCCGGAGCCCGCCCCGGTGATGACGGCCACTTTATTTTCCAGACGCATTTTATAATCTCCCAGATTGGATTATTGGTTCTTCCCTGCCAGTCCCCTGCCGACGCCTACATCGCTGCGACGTCGCTGGTCGGTCGAATAAGGATCTCGGACACATTCGCCCGCCGCGGCAGCGAGATGATGAAGACAATGGTCTTGCCGATATCCTCTGTCTTCATGGAACCTTCCTTGGTGACATGATGGCGGATAAATTCTTTCTTTCGGGGATCGTCAATGGACTCAGCCACTTCGGTTGACGTGGCGCCCGGCTCGATCACACAGACGCGAATACCGTCCCCGCCAACTTCCTGGCGCAGCCCCTCTGTCATCGCATTGAGGGCGAATTTGCTGGCGCCATAGGGGCCGATCGCTGCCGCAGTACGCCTGCCGGCGGTAGAGGAAATATTGATAATATCGCCACCGCCCTGTGCGCGCAGATGGGGGATGGCCGCCGTACAGGTGTAGAGAGTGGCAAAGAAATTGATATTCATCACATGCCGCCATTTGTCCAGGTCGGCCTTGTCTACGCCGTCCAGCGCCATGACCCCGGCGGAATTGACAAGAATGTCCAGCCGTCCATAGGCCTCGACCGTCCTGGCGACCACAGATTTGGCGAATTCTTCATCTGTGATGTCGCCGGCAACTGCCAGGGCATCGCCGCCATTGTCCTTAATCTTGCTGACCAGGTCTTCGAGACGATCCGCCCGGCGGGCCGTGACAACGACCTTCACGCCTTCCGCAGCGAGGGCAAGCGCTGCCCCTTCCCCAATCCCTGATGAAGCCCCGGTAATCAGGGCGACTTTTTCCGACAGCTGGTTTCCCATCGTCTTCCCTCTCGTTTTTTAGTGAAATAAAAAAGGGACTGTGGGCGTTACTCCATAGTCCCTGGAGTTTAGGTACAACAGTACTGAATCAGGCGGCTGCGCCGTCCTCGACACCGGCAACGGACGTCCTGTGCATGCGGCGACCGGTATCGGAGCTGTACGGCCGGGCCCGGTGCAGCACACCACAATTGTCCCAGATCGCCATATCCCCTTCGGTCCAGGTGTGCATCACGCTGAACGCCGGCTGGGCGGCCCACTCTGTCAGACGCGCAATCAAGGCACGCCCTTCCGGCTTGGACATGCCGACAATGTAGTCCGCACTATAGCCGATCAACATGCATTTGCGACCGGAGTCCGGGTTCGTGTATACCAGTGGCCGCTCATGCTGCGCACCGCGCTTTCTTGCGTCCTTGATCTCGTCAGGCTCAGCCACTGCGCGAACAGCCGCCGTCACACTATGCAGGACCCGCAGTCCCTCCAGGAACTTCTGCTCATCCTCCGGCAGGGCTTCAAACGCCGCATAGGTGTTGGCAAATTCAGTCTGCCCGCCTTTGTCAGGCGCCTTGCGACAGGACAGAACCGTATATTTCGGCGGTGCGATCGGAGAACACATGCCATCGATGTGCCAGAAGAAGGTTCCCAGCACATATTCGGGCTCGGTATTGACCTTGGGATCAAGCGTGATCGTGTAGACGTCCTTGGCCGCCTCGTTGCCGCCGGCAATATTGTCGGTAAAATTCACGCGGGCGCCAAGACGGTCATTGAATTCCAGCTGCTCCTCATCGCTCAGGTTGATCTGCGGCAGGATGAGCGCTCCCTGCTTGTACAGCAGGTCCAGGCAATAATCTGCGAAGGCCGGGTCCTTTGTCGCGGCGGCATCGGCGTGGACAACGGCGCCCACACCGGGTTTGATAATTTCTGAAGACCAGTTCATGAAGCTCTCCTGTGAATCAGCGTTTGTTCTTGCTATTTGTTTAACACCTTCATAGCAGCTTCGACAGCTGCACGTCAAACAAATTTTTAACACCTTCATAGCAATGCGCCATGAACATGAAAAAAGCCCCCGCCTGGAAAGGCCGGGAGCCTGGATTAACTGTCTTTGAAATAACAATAAATAGAGGGGTCTGGACCGTTATGATTTGCCGGTTTCATCCTGGCGATAGCGGGCGAGCATCCGTTCAACGAAATTCAGGACCTCTTCATGCCCGGCCGAAAACCCCAGGGCATCCTCTGTAACCAGCAATCTGGCCAGAGCTACGCCGACCATCAGCGCTTCGGAGGCAGAAACCTGGTCTTCGCTTGTTTTCTCGCGGGGAAGCAGTTTTGACACCGCCTCTATCTGCATTTTGCGCAACTGGTCTGCGGAATCGATGACTTCAAGACGGGCTTTTTCGTGGCGGGCGGCGATTGAGGTCAACTCGGCGGTCAAGCGCGCGAGATCATTGTCAATATTCAGTTCCCAAATGGCGCGCAGTGGATCAGCAGACTCCAGCGCCTCCTGTAATCGGACATGACGTATCTCGTTAAATTCACGGATCACGGCGATAAGAAGGTCGTCCATGGTCTTGAAATAATAGTAAAGAAGCTGTGGGGTCAGCCCGGCCCTGGCGCCGACCTTACGCGCGGAAAAACTGGCGTAGCCTTCAGTCTTCAGAACTTCTGCCGCCGCCTTGATCAGCTTGGCGCGGACTTCTGAATCTTCAGCCCCCATGCGGCGTTTTTTTGCCATCACGACCTCTCCCCTACCAGGAATCTGGCACTCCATGAAATCAATAACTTTATGTCCCGGTTTTATTGGTTTAGGGGCGATAAAACAAGTCGTAAGATCGGTCCGGGAATTCAAAAGACCTCAATTGAGATATCCTGGCCAATCATTCCACCGCCGGACAAGATCAGATCGTGAAGGTCACCTCCTGGTCGACCAGCAGGGTCGCCCCGCCGGAAGTATAGGTATGGTAGGTTTCCCCGTCATAGTCCTGGTCCGCGCCCTGCACCCAGCCCTCGCCGGTGGAGGTAACAGTATCGTCCGCATCCCCCTGCAGCACGAGAATATTGTCGGCGTCGGTGACATCGAGAATATCCTGGACGGTGAAGGTGATGTCAGTGCTGCCCCCATGATCAATATCAACAATCTCTATGTTGACCATATCAATTTGGGAGAGATCAAAATCAATCTCCTCATTTTCATAAAACTGTACTGCATCCTCCCCATCTCCCCCGTCGTAGCTATCCTCAGGTGTCAGAATCATATGGTCATCACCAATTCCCCCGTACAATATATCCACCCCTCCATCTCCGGAAAGAAAGTCATTACCGGCGCCACCGTCAAGAATATCATCTCCTGCGTTACCCGATAACATATCGCTGCCATCGTCTCCCGCGATCTGATCATCGCCTTCATAACCGTCCAGAGAATCGTCCCCGGCTCCTCCGCTGATCTGATCGTTACCTTCCATGCCCCAAATCACATCAGCGCCACCGCCGCCACTTATAGTGTCGTCGCCTTCATAGCCTATAATAAAGTCATCACCGTCATCACCGGCAATCAGGTCGGCAGCCTCACTGCCGTAGATATAATCGTTCCCGGTTCCGCCATGCAATTCATTGCCTTCAAGGTCAATGCTGCCAAATCCATAACCAGGCACCTCCCCACCGTAAATGATATCGTCACCGTCGCCACCGTCGATGTAACTGCCTTCAAAGGCATATATCTTGTCATCACCGGGACCACCGTAAATATAGTTGTATCCCAGACCGGCAAATATAAAATCATTCCCGGCACCGGCATTGATCTGATCGTCGCCGTCGCCCGTATATATGCTGTCGTCGTTGGTGTCGCCGGTCACCGTCAAATTGGGGGTTACGTCCGGACGGTACAGGATGGCAATCTGGCCGGGAGTAGTGACTGAAAAATTGTTCGCCGTAGTTTCCGTAAAGTTGGCTTCAATATCAGGCAGCCCCTCGGTGTTCGCATCGGGATTAATTTTCAGGAACACCGAGCCATTATCATAGACAAGATAGATGTTTGCCGCGCTCTCAACCTTTTCAATACCATAGGGCGTCCATCCCGCATCCTCGACAATAATCTGGTCGTCAAAGCTGCTTCCGGCACCGATTGTAAGACTATTGTTTGCATCGGTAACATTAATGATATCATCCCGATTCAATCGCAGGATTTGTTCACCTGTAGAGAGATAAATTCTTTCAATATTGACAATATCCTTGCCGGTCAGGTCAAAGTCCACAACCTGCCCTTCGGGACTGATGATTGTAAACAAATCATTCCCCTCGCCCCCGTCGACGTGATCCAGAAACTCGCCGCCCTGGTCCCAGACAATTGCGTCGTCAAAGTCTCCGCCATAGAGGTAGTTTTCACCGGCGCCGCCATAAAGGCTGTCCCAGCCCCCCATGCCATACAGGATGTCATCCCCGTCCCCGCCGCGAAGCACATTTCTTTCCCAGTCGCCAACGAGGGTGTCATCATGGGCGCTGCCGGTGACCCATTCAATATCAATCAATGTGTCACCTTCCGCATCTCCGCCGCTGATCTCACCCGTAGTCAGGTTGATTGTCACGCCGGCGGAAGAGGTTTCGTAGGAGACAATATCATAATAATCGCCTCCGCCATTGATGATGTCTGCACCGGGACCGGCATTAATAGTGTCCAGGCCGCCACCGCCATTGATATCATCATTGCCCGCCCCGGTGATGATGGTATCGTCACCGCCCTTGCCAATTACTGTCAGGTCTTCGGTGGAAGAAGACATATCCAGGGTGCTGTCGCTGTCGTCAACCGCCGTCCACGTATTGGTTGAGGTCTCGGTAAACGTACCGGCCGAAGGCGTCGACGGCGTGGTCGGCGTGGTCGGTGATGTGGGGGCCGCGGTACTGCCGCCACCACCGCAGGCGGCGAGGAGCAGGGGCGTGAGAGAAACGGACGTGCGGGCCAGGCGGCCCTTCACGGAAAAGGGACCGGCTTTGACTTCTTTTATTGTTCTGGCAATTTCCGGAAAATTACTGGAACCGGACTGAAGTATTGTGTTTTTACGGACTGTAGCGTTACTCATCTCTTCCCTTCCCCACCAGCAAGGGACTTCCGATCAGAGAACGGACATGAGAAACGGAACCGGTGTCAAGGATCAGCCTCCCCCCCCTGGGCATTGCAGAATATGTTTTTTCAGCATCACCCGCGCATCCACCTCTGGTATATGCTGGCGATTCTTCCCGGATTTTATACAAACTGGCGCGGGATGACAATTAACCAGTTGTTA
The DNA window shown above is from Emcibacter nanhaiensis and carries:
- a CDS encoding acyl-CoA dehydrogenase family protein; the protein is MSASSFADVAYDEAVQRTRDLVPVLRERAERSAKERIVLPETLDAFHRSGVLRALQPKRYGGMELDFTSVFDIGFEMGRGCASTSWTLVNLMIHHWMLALYDDKAQEDIWGDNPDAGIASGVIPSQGQATPVDGGYEVSGYWNFSSGVHVSDWNMLATTVRDGDKVVDLRLVLLHKSQYEVIDDWQVIGMEATGSMSVKAEKVFVPEHRALSMYQLGGGDVAPGTKVNTSPLYKVALSMLSGHVIGSAIAGNAQGALEMTIDSIKQRSAVTTGAKLRDIQAVQMRIGKAGAKIDAGVNIIRHDMLEGQDIARAGGVPDQERKLRSKRNVSFGAGLFREAVDEVFTLAGANAIYHRYPIQRMFRDTYAGSSHILFSPDINYSTWGLLALGGVVNNPTL
- a CDS encoding SMP-30/gluconolactonase/LRE family protein, coding for MTLEGELVATGLEFPEGPVVMPDGSFLVVEIAGGRLTRILPDGELQTVAELGAGPNGAAIGPDGHCYVCNNGGFTWQNEKGFTRPTGVPEDYVGGSIQRVNLETGEVEVLYTQCDGVPLHGPNDIVFDNKGGFWFTDWGKKFESHMMHGALYYARTDGSLIRCAAAHLLTANGVSLSPDESIVYVAETETSRLWRYPIIGEGEVGKEPWPNTNGGQLVHGLSGFQRFDSMAVEENGNICVATLVTGGISVFSPEGEFLEFHKAPESFCTNICFGGEDMQTAYITLSGYGQLLAVRWPRPGLRLPHQSSS
- a CDS encoding LysR family transcriptional regulator, which codes for MHLKGLDLNLLIILDALLKERNVTKAADRVCISQPAASAALSKLRHFTGDELLQKVGRTFVLTPRAQALVKPVEDILRQIEKTMIPSPDFDPARVDRTFKIAMSSYVGNLLTDGIMDKLINVYPKISLDVESLRTDSVARVKEGKIDFCIATLPTAFLDWPEAREEYNYSFLFEDEWVVLASAENDLVTNNLTFEEFCALPYIETRLGRNLRTPIDQILDCKNRRPQTRLSVPHFELAITHTMHSDCITVVPSMLVNDLERPFLKMVRVPFETPTIEEHLIWDARNEDEPDIKWFRELLMEITLELGHSTLHNIQGSVPVISVAN
- a CDS encoding VOC family protein → MALKIVGIHHHGIRVGDNGEPLDDVFDFYTNVLGMDYDKSRPQIIPGWWMNTGSTGQIHLMGGPYPSPVSKGPGKDPCDPHVALAVESMDDTIAELDRMGVPYYKSVAGDTKQVFVHDPCGNMIELHQVDQCRCTARGRGEGE
- a CDS encoding SDR family NAD(P)-dependent oxidoreductase, whose translation is MSEKVALVTGAAAGIGAAICRQLARDGIAVGVSDINLEDAKKVADSIVAEGGKAIALECNVADRENVKAAVNELRSAFGAITILVNNAGIPGITPFEEITDEMWDRQMEVNLKGVFIPTQVVLPDMKAAKWGRIVNISSSGAQSGCPHMAHYTAAKGGVISFTRTLALELGPLGITVNNVPPASVMNTVMSEANKKKFPIHPDDLKKMLPVRRTGEPEDIANAVSWLVKEETGYVTGQTIGVNGGRVVS
- a CDS encoding SDR family NAD(P)-dependent oxidoreductase, with the translated sequence MRLENKVAVITGAGSGMGKAMAEGFAAEGAKIVCADISGKQDEVAAALGEAAVSIHVDVAKEEDVRAMVALAEEKFGRLNIMVNNAGFGGKMMPLHEQTSEDWDRIHNVNLKGVFYGIKYAVPALKKSGGGAIVNVSSAAGMVGWKGHSVYGAAKAGVNQLTKAAALDYAKDNIRVNAILPGTIWTGLVPESQQFAEPPEGIYKIPGIPMDRWGLAREIADTGLFLASDEASYITGVLLPVDGGYCIGYSSMAADEFFRTASSAVD
- a CDS encoding thiamine pyrophosphate-binding protein, whose amino-acid sequence is MPETDIPVYEALVTDIKNLGVECVFGLMSDDTAELVALIDAAGMRFYSARHENNAVSMAEGYAAATGRLGIALIGRGPATANSMNGINYANRTGSPVLVLYGDAANTGPQPNALGPDLKSLNSQAVLEAVGIKTFRASDGLTARSTFVQAAASALSRTTALLLPVNILQARVSPTDTVPEGIDPVLPAPQPARDSAVRSATSLLEKSRKPLIIAGAGAHAAGARDAIIKLADQIGAALVTSLKGKDMFRGHPFDCGILGSLSHAGGRWLIDQADCILAIGVGLNQMTTSYRQALPEGAPLIHVDNCRPHIGRWYDADVSLVGDARLVAEQLCDIIPARSQAEMEMRTKENSRWLAGFTLADDFEARHTEHTVDSRSLTLELVRLLPENRNVVWDSGNMLGNATYFSVPGPSHFKHTSDTASIGMGFGTAMGFAAGTPERTTVLAMGDGSFLMNQGELETVAREDIPLVIVIYNDCAYGAELHYLKEKNIPVNLTQFPDIDYAPIAEAYGFKAYTVRSLDDLRAIAPVLEKPEGQIFLDCKINAAVAAPFMLEIAELSRKK